One window of the Candidatus Saccharibacteria bacterium genome contains the following:
- a CDS encoding prepilin-type N-terminal cleavage/methylation domain-containing protein produces MKRLRTIQSDLRGFTITEMMIATMVFSVILLVISMGIVSFSNRYYKASNQSTTQNTARSIIDSISQAIQFGTANVFPSGVNNYFCAGGNLFMFDTTGAMYTGLAGQRGVYMVPMDGIAMAGSLCHNQSLLSGQQLLGERMRITQLSVVQIPAVSNMYSISISIAYGDNDLLCAPSTHPSSCDSTAVTLTDAQLRASPDVTCKGRTGSQFCATSRLTTTVQKRV; encoded by the coding sequence ATGAAACGTTTACGTACTATCCAAAGTGACTTGCGGGGATTTACGATAACGGAAATGATGATTGCGACGATGGTGTTTTCTGTTATCTTGCTCGTTATCTCTATGGGTATTGTGTCTTTCAGCAATCGTTACTATAAAGCCTCAAACCAATCAACAACACAAAATACAGCTCGATCAATCATTGATTCTATAAGCCAGGCTATACAGTTTGGTACCGCAAATGTGTTCCCAAGCGGGGTAAATAACTATTTTTGCGCTGGTGGAAATCTATTTATGTTTGATACCACAGGGGCAATGTATACCGGCTTAGCAGGCCAAAGAGGGGTATATATGGTGCCAATGGATGGAATAGCGATGGCGGGTAGCTTATGCCACAATCAGTCTTTGCTTTCTGGCCAGCAGTTACTAGGCGAACGGATGCGCATAACACAACTTTCGGTTGTACAGATACCTGCCGTATCAAATATGTATAGCATAAGCATCTCAATCGCATATGGTGACAATGATCTTCTGTGCGCCCCGTCCACGCACCCATCGAGTTGTGATTCAACAGCTGTTACGCTGACAGATGCACAGCTACGGGCTTCGCCAGATGTTACCTGTAA